A genomic region of Nicotiana tabacum cultivar K326 unplaced genomic scaffold, ASM71507v2 Un00029, whole genome shotgun sequence contains the following coding sequences:
- the LOC107772467 gene encoding anaphase-promoting complex subunit 1-like isoform X6, which produces MSIGARELTVLGEFKPFGLIAEALDGSPSDNCAEDYRYFLFSPELTKQRDEADELDLPSPSSDRSDHELFIRGNRIIWSIGSRVYKRFTSPSTVIKACWCRMGYTSEAVLCILQSDSLTIYNTSGEVTSVPLSRNITSIWPLPYGLLLQQAPEGSSPAHIPFSSLSPFLSARDTFRSKRDVNPQNCTAVHGLDFTVRGDGSSMSSLQILKDPLEEPQPTYIEERGKLNFIKEFDERTIWTGDCVPLMASYNKAKLQHSLWVVEKINSNIEMGNSRFPDVPVGVLTKQFSFRRIWQGKGSQTAASKVFLATDDDTSPIICFLLQEQKKLLSLRLQTVEINTETIYDIKPDMSWSILAVAAAPVVVTRPGVKVGGLPFVDIVVLTSENTLLLYSGKQCLCRFKLSSLGKDQILHDPKIVGLADAVEERINVIVNSGRIYRCTWRRNPSSSLANDCITALAEGMSSTLYNHFLVLLWRNGDQAYLSRTDLTADSEWESFQSVISQICKESSHNSEKLSDSVSCSSWEFLINSRYHKQYSKSYPISGFSETSIDQQGSYSPGSFVDTSHNAESSLYAELLAETLDTLHTVYESLKLNNLRKRDLGLLVVLLCDIAAFLHEDCYLDHYIRDFPCLSKGREVSLTSSPKKIPPSLFRWLESCLKHGCSSASISHLPSLIFKDGSSVVNWGRKIVSFYSLLCGAELLGKRLSSGVSCAVASGSFNTPEELTILAMVGERVGLQQLDLLPAGVSLPLRDALDKCRESPPMDWPAAAYVLLGREDLAFSRLAYSRKSVELEPHINVNMTCMSTPYMLNLHPVTIPSSISDTIESDDNKLEDVDSVEGSVADGMEHIFNSGIQLRYGRDLRLNEVRRLLCSARPVVIQTPVNPTASDQDLQQAQLWQLAQRTTALPFGRGAFTLATTCTLLTEALTVPKLVLAGRLPAQQNATVNLDPNVRNVQEFKSWPEFHNAVAAGLRLAPPQGKMSRTWILYNKPEEPNVVHAGLLLALGLHGHLRVLTITDIYQYYSQEHESTTVGLMLGLAASYRGTMQPAISKSLYVHIPSHHPSSFPELELPTLLQAAALLSVGLLYEGSAHPQTMQILLGEIGRRSGGDNVLEREGYAVAAGFSLGLVALGRGEDALGFVDALVDRLFQYIGCKEPQNERFHLFAPSIDEHNRSAGQIMDSAAVNVDVTAPGATIALALMFLKTESELVYSRLSVPQTHFDLHYVRPDFIMLRVIARNLIMWSRVHASEGWIHSQIPEVIQNGVKDLGDSMSDTDEIHADAFVQAYVHIMVGACISLGLRYAGTRDDNLQELLYKYALYFLNEIKPVSVTTGRGLPKGLSRYIDRGSLETCLHLIVLSLCVVMAGSGHLQTFKLLKYLRGRNSADGHLSFGNQMAVSLATGFLFLGGGMQTFSTSKSSIAALLITLYPRLPTGPNDNRCHLQAFRHLYVLAAEARWVQTVDVDTGLPVYCPLEVTVRETEHYAETSFYEVTPCILPERAVLKAVHVCGPRYWPQVINHIPEEKSWSSGDKNDALSSGVLYVKRKVGACSYVDDPAGCQSLLSRAMHKVFGLTRLRASATSRDCRDGDMVDQLISTFSSNPSLISFAQLCCDPNWNSRFICHYTQLLVPWSIRLLVDPAIYKTHCSSQV; this is translated from the exons ATGTCAATTGGTGCCCGTGAACTTACTGTTCTTGGTGAGTTCAAGCCCTTTGGCTTGATTGCCGAAGCTCTTGACGGCAGCCCCTCCGATAATTGTGCGGAGGATTATCGTTACTTCCTGTTCAGTCCAGAATTGACCAAACAAAGAGATGAAGCCGATGAGCTCGATTTGCCGTCGCCGTCTAGTGACCGTAGCGATCATGAGCTCTTCATTAGAGGGAATAG GATAATATGGAGCATAGGTTCGCGAGTCTATAAGAGGTTCACATCACCCTCCACAGTAATAAAG GCATGCTGGTGCCGTATGGGCTATACTTCAGAAGCTGTTCTGTGCATTCTACAGAGTGATAGTTTGACAATTTATAACACATCAG GTGAAGTAACATCCGTTCCTCTTTCTCGTAACATCACCTCCATATGGCCTCTTCCATATGGTTTACTGCTCCAACAGGCACCTGAAGGGAGCTCACCAGCGCATATCCCATTTTCGTCTTTGAGTCCATTTTTAAGTGCTCGTGATACATTCCGTTCAAAAAGGGACGTTAACCCTCAGAATTGTACTGCTGTTCATGGTCTAGATTTTACTGTCAGGGGAGATGGTTCTTCAATGTCCTCACTTCAGATACTAAAGGATCCATTGGAAGAACCTCAG CCTACCTATATTGAGGAGAGGGGGAAATTAAACTTTATTAAAGAATTTGATGAAAGGACCATCTGGACTGGAGACTGTGTCCCCCTGATGGCGTCATACAACAAAg CTAAGCTTCAACATTCTTTATGGGTTGTTgaaaaaatcaattctaacattGAAATGGGAAATTCTAGATTTCCTGATGTTCCTGTTGGGGTGCTAACAAAGCAATTTTCATTCCGGAGGATATGGCAAGGAAAGGGTTCCCAAACAGCTGCTAGTAAG GTGTTTCTAGCAACTGATGATGATACATCACCCATTATTTGCTTTCTACTCCAAGAGCAAAAAAAGTTGTTGTCTTTGCGGCTTCAGACTGTCGAAATAAATACGGAAACTATCTATGATATTAAGCCTGACATGAGTTGGAGCATACTAGCAGTTGCTGCAGCACCAGTTGTTGTTACTCGACCAGG AGTTAAAGTGGGTGGACTTCCGTTTGTGGATATTGTTGTGTTGACTTCAGAAAACACTCTTCTTCTGTAT TCCGGGAAGCAATGCCTTTGTAGATTCAAGTTGTCTTCCCTTGGCAAAGATCAGATTTTGCATGATCCTAAAATTGTTGGGTTAGCCGATGCTGTTGAGGAGCGTATCAATGTAATTGTGAACAGTGGACGG ATTTACCGATGTACTTGGCGACGCAATCCATCATCGTCCTTGGCAAATGATTGCATCACTGCATTGGCGGAGGGGATGAGCTCTACTTTGTATAATCactttcttgttcttctttggCGCAATGGTGATCAAGCATATCTGAGTAGGACGGATCTGACTGCTGATTCTGAGTGGGAGTCCTTTCAAAGTGTAATATCACAAATATGCAAAGAGTCTAGTCATAATTCTGAAAAGCTTTCAGATTCTGTTTCATGCTCTTCATGGGAGTTCCTTATTAACAGCAGATATCATAAGCAATACAGCAAAAGCTATCCTATATCTGGATTTTCAGAAACTTCAATTGATCAGCAGGGATCGTATTCACCTGGATCATTCGTGGATACGTCACATAATGCTGAAAGTTCGTTGTATGCAGAATTGCTGGCAGAGACCCTAGATACACTGCATACTGTATACGAAAGTTTGAAACTAAACAACCTCCGTAAACG AGATTTGGGTCTTCTGGTGGTTCTATTATGTGATATTGCTGCTTTCCTGCACGAAGATTGCTACTTGGATCATTATATACGCGACTTTCCTTGCCTCTCAAAAGGCCGTGAAGTATCTCTCACCTCATCCCCCAAGAAAATTCCTCCTAGTTTATTCAGGTGGCTTGAGTCCTGCTTGAAGCATGGGTGTAGTTCTGCTAGTATCAGTCATCTCCCATCTTTGATCTTCAAAGATGGAAGTTCTGTTGTCAACTGGGGACGGAAAATTGTATCGTTCTATAGCTTGTTATGTGGCGCTGAGCTTTTGGGTAAAAGGTTATCTTCTGGGGTTTCTTGTGCTGTTGCATCTGGATCATTTAATACTCCAGAGGAACTAACTATCTTGGcaatggttggagaaagagtaggTCTACAGCAGTTAGACTTGTTGCCTGCTGGAGTTTCCCTTCCTCTTCGAGAT GCATTGGATAAATGTCGTGAATCTCCTCCAATGGATTGGCCTGCTGCTGCTTATGTTCTTCTTGGCCGGGAGGATTTGGCTTTCTCACGCTTAGCATATTCAAGAAAATCTGTGGAGCTTGAGCCCCACATTAATGTAAATATGACATGTATGTCCACTCCTTACATGTTGAACCTGCATCCGGTGACAATTCCTTCCTCAATATCTGACACAATAGAGTCAGATGATAACAAGCTAGAGGATGTAGATTCTGTTGAGGGATCTGTGGCTGATGGTATGGAGCATATTTTCAACTCTGGCATCCAGTTGCGTTATGGTCGTGATCTGCGGTTGAATGAG GTTAGACGTCTTCTATGCTCTGCTAGGCCTGTCGTTATTCAAACACCTGTTAATCCAACTGCGTCAGATCAGGACCTCCAACAG gCTCAGTTATGGCAGCTTGCTCAAAGGACTACTGCCCTTCCCTTTGGCCGTGGTGCATTTACACTTGCTACAACCTGCACTCTCTTGACGGAG GCGCTCACGGTTCCCAAGCTTGTCTTGGCAGGTCGGTTGCCAGCACAGCAAAATGCAACG GTTAATTTGGATCCAAATGTTCGGAATGTTCAAGAATTCAAATCTTGGCCGGAGTTTCACAATGCAGTTGCTGCGGGACTAAGACTTGCTCCACCTCAG GGAAAAATGTCAAGAACATGGATATTGTATAACAAACCTGAAGAGCCCAATGTTGTTCATGCTGGATTATTACTTGCTTTGGGATTACATGGACATCTTCGCGTCTTAACTATAACTGATATATACCAATATTACTCTCAG GAACACGAAAGTACAACTGTTGGATTGATGCTTGGCCTTGCAGCATCATACAGGGGAACTATGCAGCCAGCAATCTCAAAG TCTCTCTATGTTCATATACCATCACATCATCCATCTTCCTTTCCGGAATTGGAGTTGCCAACCCTTTTGCAG GCAGCAGCTCTCCTTTCTGTTGGGCTTTTATATGAGGGATCGGCACATCCCCAAACAATGCAAATTCTTCTG GGTGAAATAGGTCGTAGAAGTGGAGGAGATAATGTACTTGAAAGGGAGGGTTATGCAGTTGCTGCAGGGTTTTCACTGGGATTGGTCGCGTTGG GTCGTGGAGAAGATGCTCTTGGTTTCGTGGATGCTTTGGTTGATCGGTTGTTTCAGTACATTGGCTGCAAGGAGCCTCAAAAT GAGAGGTTCCATCTTTTCGCACCATCTATTGATGAACATAATCGGAGTGCTGGACAG ATAATGGACAGCGCTGCAGTCAATGTTGATGTTACTGCACCTGGAGCCACCATTGCCCTTGCTCTTATGTTTTTGAAG ACGGAGTCAGAGTTGGTCTATTCTAGGTTGTCTGTCCCGCAGACACATTTTGATTTAcactatgttcgacctgatttcATAATGCTTCGTGTCATTGCCCGGAATTTGATAATGTGGAGCAG AGTTCATGCATCTGAAGGATGGATTCATTCTCAAATTCCAGAAGTTATTCAAAATGGTGTTAAAGACCTTGGTGATAGCATGAGTGACACAGATGAAATACATGCTGATGCATTTGTTCAGGCGTATGTTCACATAATGGTTGGAGCCTGCATTTCTCTTG GGTTAAGATATGCTGGTACTAGAGATGACAACTTACAAGAGCTGCTCTACAAATATGCTCTATACTTCCTTAACGAG ATTAAACCTGTATCTGTCACAACTGGACGTGGATTGCCAAAAGGACTGTCTAGATATATTGATCGTGGTTCATTGGAGACATGTCTTCACCTAATTGTTCTCTCTCTTTGTGTG GTTATGGCGGGGTCTGGACACCTACAAACAttcaaattgttgaaatattTGCGTGGTCGAAATTCTGCTGATGGGCACTTGAGCTTCGGTAATCAGATGGCT GTAAGCTTAGCTACTGGTTTCTTGTTTCTTGGGGGTGGAATGCAGACTTTTTCGACTAGCAAAAGTTCTATTGCTGCTTTGCTAATAACACTATATCCGCGATTGCCGACTGGACCTAATGACAATCGGTGCCACCTTCAG GCTTTTCGGCATTTGTATGTTCTTGCGGCAGAAGCTCGTTGGGTTCAGACAGTTGATGTGGACACTGGTTTACCTGTCTATTGTCCTTTAGAAGTTACTGTTCGAGAGACAGAACACTATGCAGAAACAAGTTTTTATGAGGTCACCCCATGTATTCTTCCAGAACGTGCTGTT TTAAAGGCTGTTCATGTCTGCGGTCCTCGATACTGGCCTCAAGTCATCAACCACATCCCTGAGG AAAAATCATGGAGCTCAGGGGACAAGAATGACGCGCTTAGTTCTGGTGTCCTCTATGTCAAGAGAAAAGTCGGAGCATGTTCCTATGTGGATGATCCTGCGGGGTGTCAGTCACTGCTGTCACGAGCAATGCACAAG GTGTTTGGTTTGACACGTTTAAGAGCTTCTGCCACCAGTAGAGATTGTCGAGATGGCGACATGGTAGATCAGTTGATCAGTACTTTCTCGTCTAACCCAAGCTTAATTTCGTTTGCCCAACTCTGCTGTGACCCTAACTGGAATAGCAG GTTTATCTGTCATTATACACAACTATTGGTTCCATGGTCGATCAGATTACTAGTAGATCCAGCAATTTACAAGACACACTGTTCATCTCAAGTTTGA
- the LOC107772467 gene encoding anaphase-promoting complex subunit 1-like isoform X2 has product MSIGARELTVLGEFKPFGLIAEALDGSPSDNCAEDYRYFLFSPELTKQRDEADELDLPSPSSDRSDHELFIRGNRIIWSIGSRVYKRFTSPSTVIKACWCRMGYTSEAVLCILQSDSLTIYNTSGEVTSVPLSRNITSIWPLPYGLLLQQAPEGSSPAHIPFSSLSPFLSARDTFRSKRDVNPQNCTAVHGLDFTVRGDGSSMSSLQILKDPLEEPQPTYIEERGKLNFIKEFDERTIWTGDCVPLMASYNKAKLQHSLWVVEKINSNIEMGNSRFPDVPVGVLTKQFSFRRIWQGKGSQTAASKVFLATDDDTSPIICFLLQEQKKLLSLRLQTVEINTETIYDIKPDMSWSILAVAAAPVVVTRPGVKVGGLPFVDIVVLTSENTLLLYSGKQCLCRFKLSSLGKDQILHDPKIVGLADAVEERINVIVNSGRIYRCTWRRNPSSSLANDCITALAEGMSSTLYNHFLVLLWRNGDQAYLSRTDLTADSEWESFQSVISQICKESSHNSEKLSDSVSCSSWEFLINSRYHKQYSKSYPISGFSETSIDQQGSYSPGSFVDTSHNAESSLYAELLAETLDTLHTVYESLKLNNLRKRDLGLLVVLLCDIAAFLHEDCYLDHYIRDFPCLSKGREVSLTSSPKKIPPSLFRWLESCLKHGCSSASISHLPSLIFKDGSSVVNWGRKIVSFYSLLCGAELLGKRLSSGVSCAVASGSFNTPEELTILAMVGERVGLQQLDLLPAGVSLPLRDALDKCRESPPMDWPAAAYVLLGREDLAFSRLAYSRKSVELEPHINVNMTCMSTPYMLNLHPVTIPSSISDTIESDDNKLEDVDSVEGSVADGMEHIFNSGIQLRYGRDLRLNEVRRLLCSARPVVIQTPVNPTASDQDLQQAQLWQLAQRTTALPFGRGAFTLATTCTLLTEALTVPKLVLAGRLPAQQNATVNLDPNVRNVQEFKSWPEFHNAVAAGLRLAPPQGKMSRTWILYNKPEEPNVVHAGLLLALGLHGHLRVLTITDIYQYYSQEHESTTVGLMLGLAASYRGTMQPAISKSLYVHIPSHHPSSFPELELPTLLQAAALLSVGLLYEGSAHPQTMQILLGEIGRRSGGDNVLEREGYAVAAGFSLGLVALGRGEDALGFVDALVDRLFQYIGCKEPQNERFHLFAPSIDEHNRSAGQIMDSAAVNVDVTAPGATIALALMFLKTESELVYSRLSVPQTHFDLHYVRPDFIMLRVIARNLIMWSRVHASEGWIHSQIPEVIQNGVKDLGDSMSDTDEIHADAFVQAYVHIMVGACISLGLRYAGTRDDNLQELLYKYALYFLNEIKPVSVTTGRGLPKGLSRYIDRGSLETCLHLIVLSLCVVMAGSGHLQTFKLLKYLRGRNSADGHLSFGNQMAVSLATGFLFLGGGMQTFSTSKSSIAALLITLYPRLPTGPNDNRCHLQAFRHLYVLAAEARWVQTVDVDTGLPVYCPLEVTVRETEHYAETSFYEVTPCILPERAVLKAVHVCGPRYWPQVINHIPEEKSWSSGDKNDALSSGVLYVKRKVGACSYVDDPAGCQSLLSRAMHKVFGLTRLRASATSRDCRDGDMVDQLISTFSSNPSLISFAQLCCDPNWNSRSDIDFQEFCLQVLFECVSKDRAALLQVYLSLYTTIGSMVDQITSRSSNLQDTLFISSLKIALAYSNGLLSKRSTSSKEGIVQSTFLGSVQKRVDEILNSSLEFPKDFSTYMKSGKWPTEDSERRVSSTLLSWYVRWYNVASPFEVKRALDKIKAINTSSSVPLLHLVFPTTDVTALSEIAGFCSR; this is encoded by the exons ATGTCAATTGGTGCCCGTGAACTTACTGTTCTTGGTGAGTTCAAGCCCTTTGGCTTGATTGCCGAAGCTCTTGACGGCAGCCCCTCCGATAATTGTGCGGAGGATTATCGTTACTTCCTGTTCAGTCCAGAATTGACCAAACAAAGAGATGAAGCCGATGAGCTCGATTTGCCGTCGCCGTCTAGTGACCGTAGCGATCATGAGCTCTTCATTAGAGGGAATAG GATAATATGGAGCATAGGTTCGCGAGTCTATAAGAGGTTCACATCACCCTCCACAGTAATAAAG GCATGCTGGTGCCGTATGGGCTATACTTCAGAAGCTGTTCTGTGCATTCTACAGAGTGATAGTTTGACAATTTATAACACATCAG GTGAAGTAACATCCGTTCCTCTTTCTCGTAACATCACCTCCATATGGCCTCTTCCATATGGTTTACTGCTCCAACAGGCACCTGAAGGGAGCTCACCAGCGCATATCCCATTTTCGTCTTTGAGTCCATTTTTAAGTGCTCGTGATACATTCCGTTCAAAAAGGGACGTTAACCCTCAGAATTGTACTGCTGTTCATGGTCTAGATTTTACTGTCAGGGGAGATGGTTCTTCAATGTCCTCACTTCAGATACTAAAGGATCCATTGGAAGAACCTCAG CCTACCTATATTGAGGAGAGGGGGAAATTAAACTTTATTAAAGAATTTGATGAAAGGACCATCTGGACTGGAGACTGTGTCCCCCTGATGGCGTCATACAACAAAg CTAAGCTTCAACATTCTTTATGGGTTGTTgaaaaaatcaattctaacattGAAATGGGAAATTCTAGATTTCCTGATGTTCCTGTTGGGGTGCTAACAAAGCAATTTTCATTCCGGAGGATATGGCAAGGAAAGGGTTCCCAAACAGCTGCTAGTAAG GTGTTTCTAGCAACTGATGATGATACATCACCCATTATTTGCTTTCTACTCCAAGAGCAAAAAAAGTTGTTGTCTTTGCGGCTTCAGACTGTCGAAATAAATACGGAAACTATCTATGATATTAAGCCTGACATGAGTTGGAGCATACTAGCAGTTGCTGCAGCACCAGTTGTTGTTACTCGACCAGG AGTTAAAGTGGGTGGACTTCCGTTTGTGGATATTGTTGTGTTGACTTCAGAAAACACTCTTCTTCTGTAT TCCGGGAAGCAATGCCTTTGTAGATTCAAGTTGTCTTCCCTTGGCAAAGATCAGATTTTGCATGATCCTAAAATTGTTGGGTTAGCCGATGCTGTTGAGGAGCGTATCAATGTAATTGTGAACAGTGGACGG ATTTACCGATGTACTTGGCGACGCAATCCATCATCGTCCTTGGCAAATGATTGCATCACTGCATTGGCGGAGGGGATGAGCTCTACTTTGTATAATCactttcttgttcttctttggCGCAATGGTGATCAAGCATATCTGAGTAGGACGGATCTGACTGCTGATTCTGAGTGGGAGTCCTTTCAAAGTGTAATATCACAAATATGCAAAGAGTCTAGTCATAATTCTGAAAAGCTTTCAGATTCTGTTTCATGCTCTTCATGGGAGTTCCTTATTAACAGCAGATATCATAAGCAATACAGCAAAAGCTATCCTATATCTGGATTTTCAGAAACTTCAATTGATCAGCAGGGATCGTATTCACCTGGATCATTCGTGGATACGTCACATAATGCTGAAAGTTCGTTGTATGCAGAATTGCTGGCAGAGACCCTAGATACACTGCATACTGTATACGAAAGTTTGAAACTAAACAACCTCCGTAAACG AGATTTGGGTCTTCTGGTGGTTCTATTATGTGATATTGCTGCTTTCCTGCACGAAGATTGCTACTTGGATCATTATATACGCGACTTTCCTTGCCTCTCAAAAGGCCGTGAAGTATCTCTCACCTCATCCCCCAAGAAAATTCCTCCTAGTTTATTCAGGTGGCTTGAGTCCTGCTTGAAGCATGGGTGTAGTTCTGCTAGTATCAGTCATCTCCCATCTTTGATCTTCAAAGATGGAAGTTCTGTTGTCAACTGGGGACGGAAAATTGTATCGTTCTATAGCTTGTTATGTGGCGCTGAGCTTTTGGGTAAAAGGTTATCTTCTGGGGTTTCTTGTGCTGTTGCATCTGGATCATTTAATACTCCAGAGGAACTAACTATCTTGGcaatggttggagaaagagtaggTCTACAGCAGTTAGACTTGTTGCCTGCTGGAGTTTCCCTTCCTCTTCGAGAT GCATTGGATAAATGTCGTGAATCTCCTCCAATGGATTGGCCTGCTGCTGCTTATGTTCTTCTTGGCCGGGAGGATTTGGCTTTCTCACGCTTAGCATATTCAAGAAAATCTGTGGAGCTTGAGCCCCACATTAATGTAAATATGACATGTATGTCCACTCCTTACATGTTGAACCTGCATCCGGTGACAATTCCTTCCTCAATATCTGACACAATAGAGTCAGATGATAACAAGCTAGAGGATGTAGATTCTGTTGAGGGATCTGTGGCTGATGGTATGGAGCATATTTTCAACTCTGGCATCCAGTTGCGTTATGGTCGTGATCTGCGGTTGAATGAG GTTAGACGTCTTCTATGCTCTGCTAGGCCTGTCGTTATTCAAACACCTGTTAATCCAACTGCGTCAGATCAGGACCTCCAACAG gCTCAGTTATGGCAGCTTGCTCAAAGGACTACTGCCCTTCCCTTTGGCCGTGGTGCATTTACACTTGCTACAACCTGCACTCTCTTGACGGAG GCGCTCACGGTTCCCAAGCTTGTCTTGGCAGGTCGGTTGCCAGCACAGCAAAATGCAACG GTTAATTTGGATCCAAATGTTCGGAATGTTCAAGAATTCAAATCTTGGCCGGAGTTTCACAATGCAGTTGCTGCGGGACTAAGACTTGCTCCACCTCAG GGAAAAATGTCAAGAACATGGATATTGTATAACAAACCTGAAGAGCCCAATGTTGTTCATGCTGGATTATTACTTGCTTTGGGATTACATGGACATCTTCGCGTCTTAACTATAACTGATATATACCAATATTACTCTCAG GAACACGAAAGTACAACTGTTGGATTGATGCTTGGCCTTGCAGCATCATACAGGGGAACTATGCAGCCAGCAATCTCAAAG TCTCTCTATGTTCATATACCATCACATCATCCATCTTCCTTTCCGGAATTGGAGTTGCCAACCCTTTTGCAG GCAGCAGCTCTCCTTTCTGTTGGGCTTTTATATGAGGGATCGGCACATCCCCAAACAATGCAAATTCTTCTG GGTGAAATAGGTCGTAGAAGTGGAGGAGATAATGTACTTGAAAGGGAGGGTTATGCAGTTGCTGCAGGGTTTTCACTGGGATTGGTCGCGTTGG GTCGTGGAGAAGATGCTCTTGGTTTCGTGGATGCTTTGGTTGATCGGTTGTTTCAGTACATTGGCTGCAAGGAGCCTCAAAAT GAGAGGTTCCATCTTTTCGCACCATCTATTGATGAACATAATCGGAGTGCTGGACAG ATAATGGACAGCGCTGCAGTCAATGTTGATGTTACTGCACCTGGAGCCACCATTGCCCTTGCTCTTATGTTTTTGAAG ACGGAGTCAGAGTTGGTCTATTCTAGGTTGTCTGTCCCGCAGACACATTTTGATTTAcactatgttcgacctgatttcATAATGCTTCGTGTCATTGCCCGGAATTTGATAATGTGGAGCAG AGTTCATGCATCTGAAGGATGGATTCATTCTCAAATTCCAGAAGTTATTCAAAATGGTGTTAAAGACCTTGGTGATAGCATGAGTGACACAGATGAAATACATGCTGATGCATTTGTTCAGGCGTATGTTCACATAATGGTTGGAGCCTGCATTTCTCTTG GGTTAAGATATGCTGGTACTAGAGATGACAACTTACAAGAGCTGCTCTACAAATATGCTCTATACTTCCTTAACGAG ATTAAACCTGTATCTGTCACAACTGGACGTGGATTGCCAAAAGGACTGTCTAGATATATTGATCGTGGTTCATTGGAGACATGTCTTCACCTAATTGTTCTCTCTCTTTGTGTG GTTATGGCGGGGTCTGGACACCTACAAACAttcaaattgttgaaatattTGCGTGGTCGAAATTCTGCTGATGGGCACTTGAGCTTCGGTAATCAGATGGCT GTAAGCTTAGCTACTGGTTTCTTGTTTCTTGGGGGTGGAATGCAGACTTTTTCGACTAGCAAAAGTTCTATTGCTGCTTTGCTAATAACACTATATCCGCGATTGCCGACTGGACCTAATGACAATCGGTGCCACCTTCAG GCTTTTCGGCATTTGTATGTTCTTGCGGCAGAAGCTCGTTGGGTTCAGACAGTTGATGTGGACACTGGTTTACCTGTCTATTGTCCTTTAGAAGTTACTGTTCGAGAGACAGAACACTATGCAGAAACAAGTTTTTATGAGGTCACCCCATGTATTCTTCCAGAACGTGCTGTT TTAAAGGCTGTTCATGTCTGCGGTCCTCGATACTGGCCTCAAGTCATCAACCACATCCCTGAGG AAAAATCATGGAGCTCAGGGGACAAGAATGACGCGCTTAGTTCTGGTGTCCTCTATGTCAAGAGAAAAGTCGGAGCATGTTCCTATGTGGATGATCCTGCGGGGTGTCAGTCACTGCTGTCACGAGCAATGCACAAG GTGTTTGGTTTGACACGTTTAAGAGCTTCTGCCACCAGTAGAGATTGTCGAGATGGCGACATGGTAGATCAGTTGATCAGTACTTTCTCGTCTAACCCAAGCTTAATTTCGTTTGCCCAACTCTGCTGTGACCCTAACTGGAATAGCAG ATCTGACATTGACTTCCAGGAATTTTGCTTACAAGTTTTATTTGAGTGTGTAAGCAAGGACAGGGCAGCACTATTACAG GTTTATCTGTCATTATACACAACTATTGGTTCCATGGTCGATCAGATTACTAGTAGATCCAGCAATTTACAAGACACACTGTTCATCTCAAGTTTGAAG ATAGCACTGGCTTACAGTAATGGTTTGCTAAGTAAAAGATCAACAAGTTCAAAGGAAGGGATAGTGCAATCAACTTTTCTTGGTTCAGTGCAGAAGCGTGTAGATGAGATTCTTAATTCATCTCTTGAATTCCCAAAGGACTTCTCTACGTACATGAAATCTGGAAAATGGCCAACTGAAGATTCTGAGAGAAGGGTTTCATCAACTCTTCTTTCTTGGTATGTACGATGGTACAATGTGGCATCACCATTCGAAGTTAAAAGAGCTTTGGATAAAATCAAGGCAATTAACACATCCTCTTCGGTCCCTCTTTTACATTTGGTGTTCCCGACGACTGATGTTACTGCCCTCAGTGAGATAGCAGGGTTTTGCTCCCGTTGA